One Methylobacterium oryzae DNA window includes the following coding sequences:
- a CDS encoding ketoacyl-ACP synthase III has product MADLRFSRATLAGLVTTVGARVQAFDDEAAALGLAPEEAERLKRAMGFSTRHVVADPGTTTADLCLHSARQLLRGLDLQPDAVDGLILVTQTPDYSSPSTSIGMQHRLGMRTDTLCFDIRLGCSGFVYGLSVAYSLVESGLNRVLLCVGDVASRMVATGDRSITPIMGDAGAAVLIERRASESFFQLHSDGSGEKALFIPHSGLRADAEDADKPGTMHMDGAQVFNFTLKRVPPLIEGILAFSDTRAADVDFLVLHQPNKYILKNLQRRLGLDDSKLPTGTQSVYGNQNSASIPGTISGFLAEAYAGRQVRSLLAGFGVGLSWGACTITTDRIYAPPVMTYEETTR; this is encoded by the coding sequence ATGGCTGACCTGCGGTTCTCGCGCGCGACCCTCGCGGGGCTCGTCACCACGGTCGGCGCGCGCGTCCAGGCCTTCGACGACGAGGCGGCCGCCCTCGGGCTCGCCCCCGAGGAGGCGGAGCGCCTCAAGCGGGCCATGGGCTTCTCGACCCGCCACGTCGTCGCCGATCCCGGCACCACGACGGCGGATCTCTGCCTCCACTCGGCGCGCCAGCTCCTGCGCGGCCTCGACCTGCAGCCCGACGCCGTCGACGGGCTGATCCTGGTCACCCAGACGCCGGATTACAGCTCGCCCTCCACGTCGATTGGGATGCAGCACCGACTCGGCATGCGGACCGACACGCTCTGCTTCGACATCCGTCTCGGCTGCAGTGGCTTCGTCTACGGCCTGTCGGTCGCCTACAGTCTTGTCGAATCCGGCCTCAACCGCGTTCTCCTCTGCGTCGGCGACGTCGCGAGCCGCATGGTCGCGACCGGGGACCGGTCGATCACGCCGATCATGGGCGATGCCGGCGCCGCGGTGCTGATCGAGCGGCGTGCGAGCGAGAGCTTCTTCCAGCTCCACAGCGACGGCTCGGGCGAGAAGGCCCTGTTCATCCCGCATAGCGGCCTGCGGGCCGATGCCGAGGATGCGGACAAGCCCGGCACCATGCACATGGACGGGGCGCAGGTCTTCAACTTCACCCTCAAGCGCGTCCCGCCGCTGATCGAGGGCATCCTGGCCTTCTCGGACACGCGCGCCGCGGACGTCGACTTCCTGGTCCTGCACCAGCCGAACAAGTACATCCTCAAGAACCTCCAGCGCCGCCTGGGGCTCGACGACAGCAAGCTCCCGACCGGCACCCAGTCGGTCTACGGCAACCAGAACTCGGCCTCGATCCCCGGCACGATCTCGGGCTTCCTCGCGGAGGCCTATGCGGGGCGGCAGGTGCGCTCGCTGCTCGCCGGCTTCGGGGTCGGCCTGAGCTGGGGAGCCTGCACGATCACCACCGACCGGATCTACGCGCCCCCGGTCATGACCTACGAGGAGACCACCCGATGA
- a CDS encoding SDR family NAD(P)-dependent oxidoreductase, with protein MSEPIAESGGHVLVVGASSGIGRAVAERLRAGGARITALARRVDRLAELEALGCAAVAADVTDLSAIGGVMQGAVAERGLLTGLVYCAGVQVIKPMRSLGVEEVERLYRTNLVAPTLFAAAFGSARVSTRDAVFCAVSSIAAQRPEPAIVPYAASKAGLDALIKGLARELAPRRAVGVAPGWLDTEMTQAHARLYGAEFKEALEKRSPAGAATVESVVDAIAFLMSSQARHVTGEILRVDGGAVL; from the coding sequence ATGTCGGAGCCGATCGCGGAGTCGGGTGGGCACGTCCTGGTCGTCGGGGCCAGCAGCGGCATCGGCCGCGCCGTCGCCGAGCGCCTCCGCGCGGGCGGGGCGCGGATCACCGCCCTGGCCCGGCGGGTGGACCGGCTCGCGGAGCTGGAGGCGCTCGGCTGCGCCGCGGTCGCGGCCGACGTCACCGACCTCTCGGCGATCGGCGGCGTGATGCAGGGGGCGGTGGCCGAGCGCGGCCTCCTGACCGGGCTCGTGTACTGCGCGGGCGTCCAGGTCATCAAGCCGATGCGCAGCCTCGGCGTGGAGGAGGTCGAGCGCCTCTACCGCACCAACCTCGTCGCGCCGACCCTGTTCGCCGCCGCCTTCGGCAGCGCCCGCGTCTCGACCCGGGACGCGGTGTTCTGCGCGGTCTCGTCCATCGCGGCGCAGCGGCCCGAGCCGGCGATCGTGCCCTACGCCGCCTCCAAGGCGGGCCTCGACGCCCTGATCAAGGGCCTCGCCCGGGAACTCGCCCCCCGGCGCGCCGTCGGCGTCGCCCCCGGCTGGCTCGACACCGAGATGACCCAGGCCCATGCCCGCCTGTACGGCGCGGAGTTCAAGGAGGCGCTGGAGAAGCGCAGCCCCGCGGGCGCCGCGACCGTCGAATCCGTGGTCGACGCCATCGCGTTCCTGATGTCGTCCCAGGCCCGGCACGTCACCGGCGAGATCCTGCGGGTCGACGGCGGGGCCGTGCTGTGA
- a CDS encoding acetyltransferase — MTGTAQRLALIGGGGFSKEIAEIARALGHTVEDTYSTAPEVQVGRYRGYLDALLADRAEYDGVVLAVGGVSRRAIRARAELIAWLDRHALPCPALVSPRAIVSPDVAVGVGAFVAHGVIVNADARLGRFCVLNSAAIVGHDTVVGDNTTISPGAFVGGRCTIGADSLVGPLAKVLQGLTLGQSVTVGMGCNVLRALPDNATIWPRADIVAPAPKPA; from the coding sequence GTGACCGGGACGGCGCAGCGGCTCGCGCTGATCGGCGGCGGCGGCTTCTCCAAGGAGATCGCAGAGATCGCCCGTGCCCTCGGCCACACGGTCGAGGATACCTATTCCACCGCTCCGGAGGTCCAGGTCGGCCGTTACCGCGGCTATCTCGACGCGCTGCTCGCCGACCGGGCGGAGTATGACGGCGTCGTCCTGGCGGTCGGCGGCGTGAGCCGGCGCGCGATCCGGGCGCGGGCCGAGCTGATCGCGTGGCTCGACCGGCACGCCCTCCCCTGCCCCGCCCTCGTCTCGCCCCGCGCGATCGTGAGCCCGGACGTCGCGGTCGGCGTCGGCGCCTTCGTGGCGCACGGGGTGATCGTCAACGCCGATGCCCGGCTCGGGCGCTTCTGCGTGCTGAACTCGGCGGCCATCGTCGGCCACGACACGGTCGTCGGCGACAATACCACGATTTCGCCGGGCGCTTTCGTCGGCGGCCGCTGCACGATCGGCGCCGACAGCCTCGTCGGGCCGCTCGCCAAGGTTCTTCAGGGCCTCACCCTGGGTCAGAGCGTCACGGTCGGCATGGGTTGCAACGTCCTGCGCGCCCTGCCCGACAACGCCACGATCTGGCCCCGGGCGGACATCGTCGCCCCGGCGCCGAAACCGGCCTAA
- a CDS encoding DegT/DnrJ/EryC1/StrS family aminotransferase, whose product MSAEPRSFEQPIYVTRPMLPELAVFTKHLEAIWQCAVLSNGGPQHVELEKRLHAHLGDGHIALFNNGTNALMTAVKALDLSGEVITTPFTFAATPHVLAWHGIRPVFADIEEHSMTLDPARIEAAITERTTGILAVHVYGNPCDVEAIERIARKHRLKVLYDGAHAFGTRVNGRPVASYGDATMFSFHATKLFHTAEGGAVVTNDGDVKRRMELLKNFGIADEVTVKAVGINSKMNEIQAAMGLCLVDAVAAEKAKRLDLAHVYRDHLGGVPGITVSRPLHLDTDSLQYYCLRIDRAVAGVSRDEVYDRLKHYNVFARRYFYPLCSQYEPYRHFPDSAIDNLPVANRVGDQVLCLPFYGELGTANAERICQILRHIVMAGAVGAVHAA is encoded by the coding sequence ATGAGCGCTGAGCCGCGATCGTTCGAGCAGCCGATCTACGTGACCCGTCCGATGCTGCCCGAACTCGCGGTCTTCACGAAGCATCTGGAGGCGATCTGGCAGTGTGCCGTTCTCTCGAACGGCGGGCCGCAGCACGTGGAGCTGGAGAAGCGGCTCCACGCGCACCTGGGCGACGGTCACATCGCGCTGTTCAACAACGGCACCAACGCCTTGATGACGGCGGTCAAGGCCCTCGACCTCTCGGGCGAGGTCATCACCACCCCCTTCACGTTCGCGGCGACGCCGCACGTGCTCGCCTGGCACGGCATCCGGCCGGTCTTCGCCGACATCGAGGAGCATTCGATGACTCTCGATCCGGCCCGGATCGAGGCGGCGATCACGGAGCGCACCACCGGCATCCTCGCGGTTCACGTCTACGGCAATCCGTGCGACGTCGAGGCGATCGAGCGGATCGCGCGCAAGCATCGCCTCAAGGTGCTGTACGACGGCGCCCACGCCTTCGGGACGCGGGTCAACGGCCGGCCCGTCGCGAGCTACGGCGACGCGACCATGTTCAGCTTCCACGCCACGAAGCTCTTCCACACCGCGGAGGGCGGGGCCGTGGTCACGAACGACGGCGACGTGAAGCGGCGGATGGAGCTGCTCAAGAATTTCGGGATCGCCGACGAGGTGACCGTCAAGGCTGTCGGCATCAACAGCAAGATGAACGAGATCCAGGCCGCCATGGGTCTGTGCCTGGTCGATGCGGTCGCGGCCGAGAAGGCGAAGCGGTTGGACCTCGCGCATGTGTACCGGGATCACCTCGGCGGTGTGCCCGGCATCACCGTCTCACGACCGCTGCACCTCGATACCGACAGCCTGCAATATTACTGCCTTCGGATCGACCGGGCCGTCGCCGGCGTGAGCCGTGACGAGGTCTACGACCGACTCAAACACTACAATGTCTTCGCGCGTCGCTATTTCTATCCGCTATGCAGCCAGTACGAGCCGTACCGCCACTTTCCGGATAGTGCGATCGACAATTTGCCGGTCGCCAACAGAGTCGGCGACCAAGTCCTCTGCCTGCCCTTCTACGGCGAGCTCGGGACCGCCAACGCGGAGCGGATCTGCCAGATCCTCCGTCACATCGTGATGGCCGGGGCCGTCGGCGCCGTGCACGCAGCCTGA
- a CDS encoding glycosyltransferase family 61 protein, whose product MSAVLISSLRARVSLFLARKLVDAEYYLNRYPDVRAAGVDPVRHFAECGYAVPIRAANPSMERAIIRLSPFLALAVVLLPIRRDDWVQCFVAHYQELWCGDLGLEFRFARWVARLLAARATGSGPDAASLERIVGTTLPIARIGDEHPWLTLRKMDPPETHRFSSPRVWEGRGALVAREVTLPPLWCATVQNASVFGAMQVAASGHFVSYEPAADPSLSFAAGQFRHVIACYAPQDNKIVARLPDAATTRLDEAILLGGRCSNNHFHFLIEYLSRGYLIDRLDIPDEIPLVISDNLFPSQMEALRLFFPSRKFVGVSSQQRLDIGRLHIPSVMTYLPDALEVTDWKKEGLRLASLEWLRSRAYEALSSEDDVPSRPSRVFLARRRGRNIVNADEVEAVFARHGFSIVDPSALSFIEQVRLFASATHVAGPLGAAFSNTIFCRPGTSVLGLGSRYAVTSSLFQNLAELMGCNCIHLLSDKRKRDFIRLSANKISLRQGSYAINTRRLDGLLKTWLKAA is encoded by the coding sequence ATGAGTGCCGTCCTCATCTCCAGTTTGCGCGCACGCGTCAGCCTGTTTCTCGCGCGGAAGCTGGTCGATGCCGAGTATTATCTCAACCGCTATCCTGACGTCCGCGCGGCCGGTGTCGACCCGGTCCGACACTTCGCCGAATGCGGTTATGCCGTGCCCATCCGCGCGGCGAACCCGTCCATGGAGCGGGCCATCATCAGGCTCTCACCCTTCCTGGCGCTGGCGGTCGTGCTCCTGCCGATCCGGCGCGACGACTGGGTCCAATGTTTCGTCGCCCATTATCAAGAGCTCTGGTGCGGCGACCTGGGTTTGGAATTCCGCTTCGCCCGCTGGGTTGCGCGTCTCCTGGCGGCCCGGGCCACGGGTTCCGGGCCCGACGCTGCGAGTCTGGAGCGGATCGTCGGCACCACGCTCCCGATCGCCCGGATCGGCGACGAGCATCCCTGGCTCACTCTGCGGAAGATGGACCCGCCAGAGACGCACCGATTCAGCTCCCCCCGGGTGTGGGAAGGGCGCGGCGCGCTCGTCGCGCGCGAGGTCACGCTACCCCCGCTCTGGTGCGCGACCGTCCAGAACGCCAGCGTCTTCGGAGCCATGCAGGTCGCGGCGAGCGGCCACTTCGTGAGCTACGAGCCCGCCGCCGATCCGAGTCTGTCCTTCGCGGCCGGCCAGTTCCGGCACGTCATCGCCTGCTACGCGCCGCAGGACAACAAGATCGTGGCGCGCCTGCCCGACGCCGCGACGACCCGCCTCGACGAGGCGATCCTGCTGGGCGGCCGGTGCAGCAACAACCATTTCCATTTCCTCATCGAGTATCTCTCCCGAGGCTATCTGATCGATCGCCTGGATATCCCCGACGAGATTCCGCTGGTCATCTCGGACAATCTGTTTCCATCGCAGATGGAGGCCCTAAGATTATTCTTTCCGAGTCGGAAGTTCGTCGGGGTGTCCAGCCAGCAGCGGCTCGACATCGGGCGGCTCCACATTCCGTCTGTCATGACGTATCTCCCGGACGCGCTTGAGGTCACCGACTGGAAGAAGGAAGGACTCCGCCTCGCGAGCCTGGAATGGCTGCGGAGCCGTGCCTACGAGGCCCTGAGCTCCGAAGACGACGTACCGTCCCGACCGTCCCGGGTCTTTCTAGCCCGGCGGCGCGGCAGGAACATCGTGAACGCCGACGAGGTCGAGGCTGTCTTCGCGCGGCACGGCTTCTCGATCGTGGATCCGAGCGCTCTGTCCTTCATCGAGCAGGTGAGACTGTTCGCGTCCGCAACCCATGTCGCCGGTCCTCTGGGCGCAGCGTTCTCGAACACGATCTTCTGCAGGCCCGGGACATCCGTGCTGGGTCTCGGATCACGCTACGCCGTCACCTCGTCGCTGTTCCAAAATCTAGCGGAATTGATGGGCTGTAACTGCATCCACCTCTTGAGCGACAAGAGAAAGCGTGACTTTATTCGCCTGAGTGCGAACAAGATCTCGCTCCGACAAGGAAGCTATGCCATCAACACGCGGCGCCTCGACGGCTTACTGAAGACGTGGCTCAAGGCGGCCTAG
- a CDS encoding GNAT family N-acetyltransferase gives MHMPIDRIRETRPLDSRRRSHLRLAEPSDAALIYRLRSDNRLSRFLNAPPTTVEEQAAWLTRYKSDETAGRQYYFIIVSDGQDRGTVRMYDFRIINGLKSFCWGSWIIAPPPVVGLAGYSALAIYELGFEHLGFEHCHFDVRRENESVINFHLRSGAKIVDEGEQDYFFHFSREAYDAFRAAHVSILERHSALLQAS, from the coding sequence ATGCACATGCCCATCGACCGGATTCGTGAAACGCGTCCGCTGGACAGCCGAAGGCGCTCGCATCTGCGGCTGGCTGAGCCGAGCGACGCGGCTCTGATCTACCGTTTGCGCTCCGACAACCGTCTCAGCCGTTTCCTCAACGCGCCACCCACCACGGTCGAAGAGCAGGCGGCGTGGCTCACACGATACAAGAGCGACGAGACCGCAGGTAGACAGTACTATTTCATCATCGTTTCCGATGGTCAGGATCGCGGCACGGTCCGGATGTACGATTTTCGGATCATCAACGGATTGAAATCGTTCTGTTGGGGCAGCTGGATCATCGCGCCTCCTCCCGTCGTCGGCCTCGCAGGTTACTCCGCGCTCGCGATCTACGAACTGGGATTTGAGCACCTCGGATTCGAGCATTGTCATTTCGACGTGCGTCGTGAAAATGAGAGCGTGATCAATTTCCACCTCCGTTCAGGCGCGAAAATCGTCGACGAGGGCGAGCAAGATTATTTTTTTCACTTCAGTCGCGAAGCTTATGACGCGTTCAGGGCGGCGCATGTGTCGATCCTTGAGCGCCACTCCGCTTTGTTGCAGGCCTCCTGA
- a CDS encoding glycosyltransferase family 61 protein, with amino-acid sequence MLEWFALRVARRIVDSDYYLTRNADVAAAGVDPVAHFARHWSAAPLRAPNARMEARIYAWSPVLVAVLAMLGQSRQDITDCFRYRINQLATQRGFGLQLRLALALARFLAVRSASPARPSGGADTGLGSIYPVVRIGQDAVPWIDCRGIAEAGIFDFADPEIALSAQPPTARRLRRPELWCATIRDASIFGFAQVVSHSAFVVYEPEADPAFRYTSRQCEFVITCFGPKGDRVLARVPQEADRAIDAGILLIGRCGANYFHFLIEYATKGYIVDNASIPQDVPLILSDDLFPQEMDALKLLFPGRPFTVRKHGQRLDVKTLYVPSLMTFIPDTPDVEFWTVAAVNHASLSWLRGRVLEAVPAPRTAPDRKLYLGRSAGRNIMNAAEVEAVFRRHGFEIVNPGQLSFAEQVEAFRTARCIAGPIGAAFANLVFASPATLVLGLVSPFAVQFSTFASLATFAGCRYLAVPGEHGAYRPGAETRRRSLELTHGNYRIDLDYLDTVLRTYV; translated from the coding sequence ATGTTGGAGTGGTTTGCCTTACGGGTCGCGCGCCGGATCGTCGACAGTGACTACTATCTGACGCGAAATGCCGATGTGGCGGCGGCGGGCGTCGATCCGGTCGCCCATTTCGCCCGACACTGGTCCGCGGCGCCGTTGCGCGCGCCCAACGCGCGCATGGAGGCGCGGATCTACGCGTGGTCGCCCGTGCTCGTCGCCGTTCTGGCGATGCTCGGGCAGAGCCGCCAGGACATCACGGACTGCTTCCGCTACCGCATCAACCAACTCGCGACCCAGCGCGGCTTCGGCCTGCAGCTTCGGCTCGCCCTCGCGCTCGCGCGCTTCCTCGCCGTACGGTCCGCATCGCCCGCACGTCCGAGCGGCGGAGCGGACACCGGTCTCGGTTCAATCTACCCGGTGGTGCGGATCGGGCAGGATGCGGTGCCCTGGATCGACTGCCGCGGCATCGCGGAAGCCGGCATATTCGACTTCGCGGATCCAGAGATCGCCCTATCCGCGCAGCCGCCGACCGCCCGTCGACTGCGCAGGCCGGAACTCTGGTGCGCGACGATCCGGGACGCGTCGATCTTCGGCTTCGCTCAGGTCGTCTCCCATTCCGCCTTCGTGGTCTACGAGCCGGAGGCGGACCCGGCGTTCCGCTACACGAGCCGCCAGTGCGAGTTCGTCATCACCTGTTTCGGCCCCAAGGGCGACCGGGTCCTGGCCCGCGTCCCGCAGGAGGCCGATCGGGCGATCGATGCGGGCATCCTTCTGATCGGGCGATGCGGTGCGAACTATTTCCACTTCCTGATCGAGTACGCCACGAAGGGCTACATCGTCGACAACGCGTCGATACCGCAGGATGTGCCGCTCATCCTGAGCGACGATCTGTTTCCGCAGGAAATGGACGCCCTGAAGCTGCTCTTCCCGGGGCGCCCATTCACGGTCCGGAAGCACGGTCAGCGGCTGGACGTGAAGACGCTCTACGTTCCGTCCTTGATGACCTTCATTCCGGACACGCCCGATGTCGAGTTCTGGACGGTCGCCGCTGTCAATCACGCGAGCCTTTCCTGGCTGCGCGGGCGGGTGCTTGAGGCCGTGCCTGCGCCCCGTACCGCGCCGGACCGGAAGCTCTATCTCGGTCGATCCGCGGGGCGTAACATCATGAACGCCGCCGAGGTGGAGGCAGTGTTTCGCCGGCACGGCTTCGAGATCGTGAACCCGGGGCAGCTCAGCTTCGCGGAACAGGTCGAGGCTTTCAGGACTGCGCGCTGCATCGCCGGGCCGATCGGCGCCGCCTTCGCCAATCTGGTTTTCGCATCCCCGGCCACCCTCGTCCTGGGACTCGTGTCGCCGTTCGCCGTGCAGTTCTCGACGTTCGCGAGTCTCGCGACGTTTGCCGGGTGTCGTTACTTGGCCGTCCCCGGTGAGCACGGGGCCTATCGCCCCGGCGCCGAGACGCGGCGCCGCTCGCTCGAGCTGACGCACGGCAATTACCGCATCGATCTCGATTACCTTGATACGGTGCTGCGGACCTATGTCTGA
- a CDS encoding GNAT family N-acetyltransferase — protein sequence MTVSIRRFTQDEISAWNAHNRTALNGHFLFDRGFMDYHADRFTDASLLITRDGTLLAALPANIDGDTIYSHQGLTFGGLLTGRLSTDATLTLFEDCLNHYRETGARKLIYKPVPTIYHRRPAEADLYCLFRVGAQLIRRDVTTTIDYRLPGELSSRRRRGVGKAQKSGLTVRTDSRWPEFWDILAQTLQERHGVAPVHTLSEIEMLAARFPENIKLFTAEQAGATVAGVVIFETQDVAHAQYIASNRQGRDVGALDLLFSTLITTYQPTKRYFDFGISTEEGGRVLNQGLLTQKEEFGGSAVMQDTYAIAL from the coding sequence ATGACCGTGTCGATCCGGCGGTTCACCCAGGATGAAATTTCGGCCTGGAATGCACACAATCGGACAGCGCTGAACGGACACTTCCTGTTCGACCGCGGCTTCATGGATTACCATGCCGACCGCTTCACGGATGCCTCGCTGCTCATCACCCGAGACGGCACGCTGCTGGCAGCGCTTCCCGCGAACATCGACGGCGATACGATCTACTCCCATCAGGGGCTGACATTCGGCGGCCTCCTGACCGGCCGCCTGTCGACGGACGCGACTCTGACCCTGTTCGAAGATTGCCTCAATCATTACAGAGAGACCGGCGCACGGAAGCTGATCTACAAGCCGGTGCCGACCATCTATCATCGCCGGCCCGCGGAGGCTGATCTCTACTGCTTGTTTCGCGTCGGTGCCCAGCTGATCCGGAGAGATGTCACCACCACGATCGACTACCGGCTGCCCGGTGAACTCTCGTCCCGCCGCCGCCGCGGTGTCGGCAAGGCGCAGAAATCCGGTCTCACCGTCCGCACCGACAGCCGCTGGCCAGAGTTCTGGGACATCCTCGCGCAGACGCTCCAGGAGCGCCACGGGGTCGCGCCGGTTCATACCCTCTCGGAAATCGAGATGCTGGCCGCCCGCTTTCCAGAGAACATCAAGCTCTTCACGGCTGAGCAGGCGGGTGCGACGGTGGCCGGCGTCGTGATCTTCGAGACACAGGACGTCGCGCATGCCCAATACATCGCCTCCAACAGGCAGGGACGCGACGTGGGCGCTCTGGATCTCCTCTTCAGCACCCTCATCACGACCTATCAGCCGACGAAGCGCTATTTCGACTTCGGCATCTCGACCGAGGAAGGCGGCCGCGTCCTCAATCAGGGCCTTCTGACCCAGAAGGAGGAGTTCGGCGGCAGTGCCGTGATGCAGGACACCTACGCAATCGCATTGTAG
- a CDS encoding acetyltransferase, producing the protein MKPLIIFGNGEIASMAYEYFTHDSGHEVKAFSIGEEYITQAHHHDLPVVPLAQVQQAYPPDAYDAFVAIGDSKLNRVRADLCAQVKAMGYRLTSYVSTKAFVWHNVTIGENCFILEHNVIQPFVEIGNNVTLWSGNHIGHRSVIEDHVFVSSHVVISGFCRIGTYSFLGVNAAIGHGVTIAPDNFISMASSLAQSTEPDKIYQGNPAEPRKISATRFCRAR; encoded by the coding sequence ATGAAACCGCTGATCATATTCGGGAACGGCGAAATCGCCAGCATGGCCTATGAATACTTTACTCATGACAGCGGCCATGAGGTGAAAGCCTTCTCGATCGGGGAGGAGTACATCACGCAAGCGCACCATCACGATCTGCCCGTGGTTCCACTTGCCCAGGTTCAGCAAGCCTATCCGCCGGACGCGTACGACGCCTTCGTCGCCATAGGCGATTCGAAGTTGAATCGGGTTCGGGCTGATCTCTGCGCGCAGGTCAAGGCCATGGGCTACAGGTTGACGTCGTACGTCAGCACGAAAGCCTTCGTCTGGCACAATGTCACGATCGGCGAGAACTGCTTCATCCTGGAGCACAACGTCATCCAACCTTTCGTTGAGATCGGCAACAACGTCACGCTTTGGAGCGGCAACCATATCGGCCATCGCTCGGTCATCGAGGATCATGTCTTCGTGAGTTCTCACGTCGTCATATCCGGGTTCTGTCGGATCGGGACCTACAGTTTCCTCGGCGTCAATGCCGCCATTGGGCACGGCGTCACGATCGCGCCCGACAATTTCATCAGCATGGCCTCGAGCCTCGCGCAATCCACGGAACCGGATAAGATCTACCAGGGCAATCCGGCGGAGCCGCGCAAGATTTCCGCCACGCGCTTCTGCCGAGCGCGCTAG
- a CDS encoding class I SAM-dependent methyltransferase, whose amino-acid sequence MSSSSLNAAGDDPSASQSGSLERLRTERDVDLAKVDLTFEGFRALAQNPHLTANERIGFPETYRNGFEEAILRDIAAKLPALLGTNATIVDIGPGCAGLPHRLIDLCRERNHRLFLVDSAEMLAQLPDVADVTVKIPGAFPAIRDSIRDTVGRADVVLCYSVFHYVYVEGNPFTFLDSIVELLADGGRALIGDIPNISKRRRFFASETGRRFHKAFTRTETEPDVQYNEPNPGKIDDAVLMGLIQRAQAAGADAYLMPQAPDLPMANRREDLLIMKA is encoded by the coding sequence GTGTCATCGTCTTCCTTGAACGCTGCCGGCGATGATCCTTCCGCGAGCCAATCGGGCTCCTTGGAGCGCCTCCGGACCGAGCGCGACGTTGATCTGGCCAAGGTCGATCTCACGTTCGAGGGGTTTCGCGCCCTCGCGCAGAATCCGCACCTCACCGCCAACGAGCGGATCGGCTTCCCGGAGACGTACCGCAACGGTTTCGAGGAGGCGATCCTTCGCGATATCGCCGCCAAGCTTCCGGCGCTGCTCGGGACGAACGCAACGATCGTGGATATCGGCCCCGGATGTGCCGGGCTGCCGCATCGGCTCATCGACCTGTGTCGCGAGCGGAATCATCGCCTGTTCCTCGTGGACAGCGCGGAGATGCTCGCGCAGTTGCCCGATGTCGCCGACGTGACCGTGAAGATCCCCGGCGCGTTCCCGGCCATCCGGGATTCGATCCGAGATACCGTCGGCCGAGCCGATGTCGTCCTCTGCTACAGCGTCTTCCACTACGTGTACGTGGAGGGTAACCCCTTTACCTTCCTCGACAGCATCGTCGAGCTCCTCGCCGATGGCGGCCGTGCCCTGATCGGCGATATCCCGAACATCTCGAAGCGCCGCCGCTTCTTCGCGAGCGAGACGGGTCGACGTTTCCATAAGGCCTTCACCCGGACCGAGACCGAGCCGGACGTCCAGTACAACGAGCCGAATCCCGGCAAGATCGACGACGCCGTGCTCATGGGACTCATCCAGCGGGCGCAGGCCGCAGGCGCGGATGCCTACCTCATGCCTCAGGCGCCGGACCTTCCCATGGCCAACCGGCGCGAAGATCTTCTCATCATGAAGGCTTGA